The genome window GAGATAACACTTGCCCGCGAGAATCAACCGCTGCAGACGCCCGGCCTAATGGACACGTTTGCGTCCTATTACAAGCGCAATGAGCTCTCTGACCCGCCGCACCTGCTGCCGCTGCTGACCGAGCTCTCGACCGACGAACGAATGCCCCTAATGGCCCGCAACCGCGCAGCAAAACTGATCGAACAGATCCAAAAGGCCAAAAAATAGTCGTAGCATTTGCCGCCAAAGGCGTGTGGTTATTTCACTGTGATTGTCCCATCATCTGCTATTTTCGGGGCATTTGAGCCAAAATCAGATTCGGACAGCGTCCTGACGGTTTTTAGGCCTTCACCTGATGGGTCGAGGACGGGGATGCCTTTGCCTTCTTGGCGGCCGGAATGGATCTTGCCGCTGAGGAATTTGCCGCTTGAGTCGAGTTTGACTTCGAGGGCCATGGTGAGGGCGGTTTCAGCAGCCAGGCCGAACCAGCCGTAGGTGCAGAAGTTGCCGAGGCTGTACATTACGAGGCGGTCCTTGTAGATCTCCATGCCGCGCATCACATGTGGGCCGTGGCCGAGGACAAGGTCGGCACCGGCGTCGACGACGGTGTGCGTAAAGAGCGGCAGGTTGCCGCGATTCTCACCGAGAAAGATATCATTGCGGTTTACTACGTGCTGAGCTCCGGTGCCCTCGGCACCGCCGTGGAACGAAACGACGACGAGGTCGGCTTGTTTTCCCGCCTCAGTGACTAGGCGTCGGGCATTGTCAATGTCGTTAATGCTTGGCATGCCGTTATTGTGGCCAAATGCGACAAAGGCGACCTTTTTGCCTTTTGAGGCGAGATAGGTGACCGTGGCCGGCGGATCGAGGCTGCCGGCGTATTTGATGCCCTGCTCGTCGAGCACCTTTTGCGTGCTGGTGCGGCCTTCGAGGCCGAAATCGCCCGCGTGGTTATTCGCCACGCTCATCACGTCAAAACCAGCTTCTTTCAGATACTTGCCGTAACGCGTCGGCGTGCGAAAGGCAAAGCACTTTGTCGAGCCTGGCCGACACTT of Chloracidobacterium sp. contains these proteins:
- a CDS encoding CapA family protein, with translation MTYSKLISASLALPLGLAIMLACQTKTVNSGEPAGGAQPDATPKNTEPITIVGVGDIMMGSPYPNDTRMPPNDGADLFKAFTPILSRADIAFGNLEGPIVDGGSSGKCRPGSTKCFAFRTPTRYGKYLKEAGFDVMSVANNHAGDFGLEGRTSTQKVLDEQGIKYAGSLDPPATVTYLASKGKKVAFVAFGHNNGMPSINDIDNARRLVTEAGKQADLVVVSFHGGAEGTGAQHVVNRNDIFLGENRGNLPLFTHTVVDAGADLVLGHGPHVMRGMEIYKDRLVMYSLGNFCTYGWFGLAAETALTMALEVKLDSSGKFLSGKIHSGRQEGKGIPVLDPSGEGLKTVRTLSESDFGSNAPKIADDGTITVK